Proteins encoded together in one Mastomys coucha isolate ucsf_1 unplaced genomic scaffold, UCSF_Mcou_1 pScaffold16, whole genome shotgun sequence window:
- the Mrpl9 gene encoding 39S ribosomal protein L9, mitochondrial yields MAATVASPGRALWWVGATWLRRGGMRELLRPQIEGSTPGRDFSLSHCQSTVIVERWWKVPLAGEGRKPRLHRRHRVYKFVEDKKHRPKENLELILTQSVDEIGVRGDLVSVKKSVGRNKLLSQGLAVYASPENRQLFEEEKRLRREGKLEKIQTMAGEATVKFLRNCHLEVGMKNNVKWELNPEIVARHFFKNLGVVVAPHALRLPEEPITRWGEYWCDVTVNGLDTVRVPMSVVLFQKPKTKRYKRWLAQQAAKSVAPTSPQAV; encoded by the exons ATGGCGGCCACTGTGGCTTCCCCGGGTAGGGCTCTGTGGTGGGTAGGCGCTACTTGGCTGCGTCGAGGAGGCATGCGGGAGCTACTCCGGCCGCAAATTGAAGGGAGCACCCCGGGCCGTGACTTCAGTCTCTCTCATTGTCAG AGCACGGTCATCGTGGAGCGCTGGTGGAAGGTGCCGCTCGCCGGGGAGGGCCGTAAGCCGCGCCTGCACCGGCGTCACCGCGTGTATAAGTTCGTGGAGGACAAGAAACACCGGCCCAAagagaacctggagctcatcctCACGCAGTCTGTGGACG AAATTGGCGTCCGGGGTGATCTGGTCTCAGTGAAGAAATCTGTGGGTCGTAACAAGCTCCTTTCTCAGGGACTGGCTGTGTATGCATCTCCTGAAAATAGGCAGCTGtttgaggaggagaaaagg cTGAGACGAGAAGGAAAATTGGAGAAGATCCAGACAATGGCAGGAGAGGCG ACAGTGaagtttctgagaaactgtcatcTAGAGGTGGGAATGAAGAACAATGTCAAATGGGAGCTAAACCCTGAAATAGTTGCCCGCCATTTCTTCAAGAAT CTTGGTGTAGTAGTTGCCCCACATGCTCTGAGGCTGCCAGAAGAGCCTATCACTCGATGGGGCGAGTACTGGTGTGATGTGACT GTAAATGGACTCGACACTGTGAGAGTTCCTATGTCTGTAGTGCTCTTTCAGAAGCCCAAGACCAAAAGGTACAAGCGCTGGTTAGCCCAGCAAGCTGCCAAGAGTGTGGCCCCCACCAGCCCCCAGGCAGTCTGA